GTGGATTGAAGTTCAAACGCTCCAGGTCTTCCCCATAAATGAAAACATTAAGGAAATGGTGATGGATGAATGGGCCCATCCTGAAAAGAAACTGGGAATTTCCAAAGAGTTCAGGAACCGCCTTGTGTTTGACCCGTCAGATTCTAAGATTTTTGATGAGGTTCCTAGAATTGACGTCCAGGTGGCCAAGGTTAATAAAAGAAACCTCACTTCCATTTGAGGATTCCTGTCAGTTAAGGGACACTATGGAAAGGAAGGCTGACAGTTTATTAAAAAAGTCTTGGGAGGCAGCAATGTTTAGCGTCAAGACAAACATAGCTGCTACTTCAGTCGCCAGGTCTATGTACCTATGGCTGAATGAATTAGAAAATCATCTAGTTAACAAGACATCTAGGGACCAGATACTCGATACTATTCCCCTACTAAAATCCGCCACAGGTTTTCTGGCGGATGCCTCCGCAGAGACAATTAGGTTCTCAGCCAAGGACGCCGCTTTGGCCAATGCTGCCCGATGGGCACTTTGGATGAAATCTTGGTCGGGGGACATCTCTTCCAAGATGAAGTTATGTTCTATAGCCTTCTCAGGGGAATACGTGTTTGGTCCTGTACTGGACAGGATCCTTGAGAAGGCTACAGATAAAAAGAAGGGATTCCCTGAAGAGAAGACCGCTAAAAGGAAAACTTCCTTTCGTAGTCAATTTTCCCAAAATAGCTCCTTTCGTGGTAGGGGTAAAACCGGACGTTGGAGTTAcccaaaaggggggaggggtAGAGGTTTCCTCCTTAATCCCCAAAACAAGGGAGGTGAGAAGCAGTGACGCCAGGATAGGGGGAAGACTATCCCAGTTTTTTGCTCAGTGGCAACAGACTTCTTCCAGCCTCTGGGCTCAAAATCTTGTCAGAATCGGTTACAGGATAGAgttatcttcccccccccccctccaaatgtGTTTCTGGTTTCTCACCACCCATCTCCTTGTCAGCTCAGCCAGATCTGGAAGGAGGTTCAGAATCTCCGGGACTTAGGAGTGGTGATTCCTGTTCCCGAGCTTCAGCGGGGGCAGGGTTTCTACTCCAGCCTTTTCTTAGTAAAGAAACCGGGGGGTTCCTTCCGTATGATCATAAACCTCAAAAGGCTAAACAAATTCGTTACCTacaaaaaattcaagatggaatccCTAAATTCCACCATTCCTTTAATTCAAAAAAATGCGTCCCTCTGTACAATCGACTTAAAGGACGCATACTATCATGTTCCTATTCACTTCCAGTCTCAAAGATTCCTGCGATTTGCAATAAGGGATCACAGAGGGTCTGTTCACCACTTCCAGTTCGTGGCTCTCCCCTTCGGGCTGGCCTTAGCCCCAAGGATTTTCACGAAACTGGTGGTAGAGATGGTCGCCTCCCTGAGACCTCAGGGGGTGACGGTCGTCCCTTATCTAGACGACTTTCTACTAATTTCCAACTCTGTGGATCAGTCCATAGCAGACCGAGACATCTTCTGCTCCCTTCTGACATCTCTGGGGTGGGTGATAAACCTAAAAAAGTCATCCCTAGTTCCAAATACCAGGGTAAAGTTCCTGGGGGTCCTGTTAGATTCAGAAAAACTAACAACCTTTCTTCCAGCAGAAAGAATTCAGAACCTGCAGTCAGCTATCAGGGCCGATCCTTCTCGTGCAGAGAAGCGATGAGTCTCTTAGGTCAGATGACAGCCTGCATAGTAGCAGTCCCTTGGTGCCAGGCCCATTACAGAGCCCTTCAGTCCTGGCTTTTAAGGAAGTGGGACAGGAACCTATCCTCTTTGGACAGGAAAATGCTGATCCCGGGCCACATAAAATCCTCAGTACGGTGGTGGCTTCAAACAAAAAACTTAACGAAGGGCATGGTCTGGTTCAGAACCCCAGCAGTGCTTATCCATACCGACGCCAGCGTAAAGGGGTGGGGCGCAAAAATTTCTTCCGATCTCTACCAGGGAGACTGGCCTCaaagtattgcagctcagtcttcaaactacagggagctcagggcAGTTTGGGAGACAATACAGGTAGCCGCTCCAAAATTAAGAAACCAACATATAAAGGTCTATTCAGACAATGTAACGACCGTGTCCTACCTCAAACATCAGGGGGGCACACGGTCTCAGAAACTAGAAGGTCTGTCCAAAAAGATCTTCCTCTGGGGGGAAAAGAACGTAAAGGTCGATATCTGCAATTCATTTAAAAGGAAGCCTAAACTGTGCAgcagacttcctcagcaggactaccatagaccagggggaatggtcTTTAAACAGGGACGTCTTCAATCTGATTGTCCAGAGGTGGGGCCTCCCTCTGGTAGACCTATTTGCTACAAGAATAAACGCAAAGGTATCAaccttttgctccctaaacccaaggGACAGGCCCCTAGCGATCGACgccttctccctacactggaacTGGGACATTGCATATGCCTTCCCTCCGTTCCCATTAATCCCAAAAGTCCTCCAGAAAATCATCAGGGACAGAGCCAGAGTAATCTTGGTCACTCCGTACTGGCCCAAGAGGAGCTGGTTCTCGATTCTAACCAAACTCTCCTCTCAGGAAGCTTTTATTCTCCTAAGGAGGAAGGATATCCTGATCCAGGGGCCGGTTCTCCATCCCCATCCGGAAATCTTCAGTCTCTCGGCTTGGATCCTGAGTCCAACCTTCTAAGACGTAGAGGTCTCTCTGAGGGGGTTATTTCTACCTTGAAAGCCAGCAGAAAGAAGGTGACAAACACCATTTATTTAAAAATCTGGAAAAGGTTCTGCACCTGGTCGGGCGACAAAGCCCCAGATCAAACCAGACCAAATATACTGAAGATTTTGGATTTCCTGCAGAAGGGCCTAGAGTCGGGGTTAAGTTCTTCTACCCTTAGAGTCCAGGTCTCAGCACTTAGTGCATATTTCGATTCCGAATTAGCCAACCATAGATGGATCCAAAGATTCCTGAGATCTGCAGCCAGACTAAGACCTTCTCTCAAATCAAAGGTGCCTACCTGGGACTTAAACACTGTCCTTAACGGACTCACAGGTCCGCCTTACGAACCCTTGGACTCAAGTTCTCTGAAGCATCTTTCCCAGAAGGCGGCTTTTCTTATTGCTATAACATCAGCAAAAAGATTGAGCGAGATCCAAGCATTGTCAATAAGACAACCATACCTCACAATACAGGACGACCATGTCACCTTGAGGCTAGACCCGACGTTTTTACCAAAAGTAGTAACCGACTTCCATAGGAACCAGGAGATCATTCTTCCCTCCTTCTGTGAAAACCCTAAGAATTCTGGAGAAGAACGCTTCCATACCCTGGACGTTAAACGAACAGTGCTAAAGTACCTAGAGGTCACTAGAGACCTGAGGAAAGTGGACAACTTACTAGTGCTATTTTGTGGTAAAAATAAGGGGAAGGCAGCTTCCAGATCTACCATTGCCCGATGGGTAAAACAGACTATTACAGACTGCTACAGGATCGAGGGCATCAGTTGTCCAGAGGTCATTCGGGCTCACTCTACGAGAGCCATGTCGGCCTCTTTTGCTGAAAGAGCAGGAGCTTCCCTAGACCAAATATGCCGGGCTGCAACCTGGTCTAGTGTAAATACCTTCACTAAACATTACAGACTTGACTTATCCAGGTCCTCAGACCTGGCTTTTGGTCGCAAGGTCCTACAGGCCGTTGCCCCACCCTAAGACGTATATAATTTGTTatgtctctctgggccgtcatggtggtgaagtggaaagccggaattagacttaccggtaattcattttccacgaatccaccatgacggcatgaTATCCCACCCCGAAAATACATTTTACTCCAAAATTTGGTATGAacttaataccaaaaaaaaacaaaaaaaaaaacactttgtgaTTTTCACTCGTTAACTGGTGATTGTGGCACTATAATCTGGAActcactggtgaatggtggtgggaggggtccttttaaacctatccctgttcctgcccctacagaagtcaggggtcaatctctctgggccgtcatggtggattcgtggaaaatgaattactggtaagtctaattccggcttttagATGATAAAACTTGTACTTCAGAATTATTTGCCAATTTTTCAACTAAGGAATCATTAATTCCTTCAAAATGAGCCtagttcacatgtcagtgtttggtgATCTGCAGTGACTGTCGGCCAAAACCCCATGCAGGTGAACAACACAGAAGtgaaaatctttccattataccttatctctgtgtaggctccatTCCTGGTTTGACTAAACCAATGGGCGGTTTGCCTAATggtcatagaatattttttttaggtaGCTCAATCTAGGTGATCTACCATGGAGCTGAGGACAAACATGTTTTGCGAATTATACGATTGTGCATTCTTTTGTAAGCCCCATTTTCAGATATCTCTGTGCCCCCATAGTAGTGATGGCAGCCACAATTATTATTCATAAGGCCAGTATATATGCTAGGCTATTTGTATAAGCAGTTCTTGGTGTTATTTGTCTATGTAGATGGTTTAGCCAATACTAGGAATAGATTATgaaggcaggaaaagtctaaagaaCCTTtgtatacaaagaaaaaaaaaaaaagaaaaaattgataCCAGCCTTAGACTTGCTCTAAAGCCATGGCTTCTTTGAGACAATACTgcttctcctctctgccctgtttTATAGCAAAGTGCATGTAGCCATCAAGAAGTTTGTGACACTGACACTACCTAATAGCACTGACTCACAGGTCCCTATATTATTCTTCATTGAGCCTTTCACTAGAAAAGAGTGGTGATAGACACATTGAAACCTATGACGATGCTGGCTTCAACCCAAAAGTGGGAAACTACAAGAGAACAGCCTGATGACCTAACGTCATGATCTACTGGTCCTTGCTTGGAGGTCTACTAATAGCTAAGGATCTGTTTTGCCATTAATATCTCAGTCGACAATTACATTTTGCTCCATGCTTTGCAAATTTGAAGTACATTTTCTACAGAAATATTCAAAAATATAATAACAATATCATTCTTAGGTTATATTATTCAAAATTGTAAAGTATGTTTTGTTTTTGACAGGTGACTGTAACAGGAGCTCAGGAGAACATCTGGTGTCTCCACATTTTAAAGCAGATGATCATGTCACACAAGATACCTATGAAAAACATGCCATTATCACAGGTGTACCCTCTgacattcacagcaaaaatcCATCATATGATGCTATGAAACACATggaggagaagccattttcatgttcatattgtgggaaatgtttcaatcagaaatcagatcttgttagacatcagagaattcacacaggggagaagccatattcatgttcagaatgtgggaaatgttttagaaaCAGATCACATCTTTTGAAACATAGGCATATTCACACAGGATTGAAACCacattcatgttctgaatgtaagAAATGTTTTACCCAGAAGTCGGCGCTTGTTATGcatcaaagaactcacacaggagagaagccattttcatgtttagaatgtgggaaatgttttacttggaAATCAGATTTTGTTAGACATCAGaggattcacacaggggagaagccatattcatgttcagaatgtgggaaatgttttactcagaaGTCAGCGCTTGTTATGCATCAAAgatctcacacaggggagaagccattttcatgtttagaatgtgggaaatgtttttcttGGAAATCTGATTTTCTTAGACATCAGAAAAGTCACACGGGGGAGAAGCCATTATGATGTTCTTAATGCAGGAAATGTTTTAACTGGAAATCAAATTTTGTTAGACCAAGAAAATGTACACAAGGGAAAAGCTATTTttgtgtcctgaatgtgggaaatgtttacCCACAAATCACATCTTTCTAAACATCAaaaaagaactcacacaggggagaagccatttttttCCGTTAAACTAAAGAAAAAATATCACTTACAGTCAAGGTAAAGTCATGTCACACAAGAGAAAGGGAAATCAGTTAAAATTCATAAATGATGATTATGAAATCTATGTAATTACCAATCAATGTCACTTATCCAAAAAGCAAATAGAATCCAGATAACTCACCTGTATATCCACCATGTGCAGAGAATATTTTACATTCATTTATTTAACTGAATATTAAAACTTGTTTCTAATTATTAAAATTTTTTGCTTTAAAACTTGTATAATTGTGTTTGAATTTATCTTTTGTTATTTGTTGCACGTGTAAGGATTGCTCTCTCTGCCTGGGACGGcgatgacagacttctcatcaaacaGGGTTTTCAAGCTCAAATGGTGTTTTTTTGGTCACCCAGCACATCAAACTTCCAAGTCTGGCATCACTTGGCACggtgaagtcgcagcttcacctcacAACGTGTTACATCAACACAAAACGATAAATTCTTGCCCGGCTAGGCGCTCACTATACAGAGGTTTTCCCTAATTCACCTCTAGCTCAGTGTTCACACTGCGGTATTGAGCTTCACTCAGCCATGCGGTCAGACTGCGAACAATGCAACTCATTGGGGTCTCGGTCCACCAATTCTCCCGATTCTGACCATGTGATGCCCCTCTTCTCCAGGCATCACCGGACCCTCTAAACTCAGGCTTTACTCAGCTTTTTGGCCCCCCAGCCCTCCTAgctgggaccacacagagcctctgcaggcttcCTTCTCTCCTCCCACAATCACACACTGAGGATTGCTTTTCCCCTCAGTGTTTATTGCAGCTGGCCTGGGGAATACTTGTACTGGACTGTGGGTGTGGACTGAGagactcccactaccaacctgtctcccagtccaaagaaatccagcccatatAACTTAAACAAAACATCTCCAGCAAGGTATGCCTTGCTGAACCAAAACACATCTCTGGATTTCTGCTGCCTCACCCAACTAAACTGGAAACCAGGTGAGATTTACACCCCCTACACACCTCTACTTTACACTTCCCCACACATGTTATGTAGTTTCCTCAGAACCTATAAGGTTAAGGGAGAGCATTTTGTGTAAATATAGTGATGTAAGAATTGAGCCATGGATCCTAGACTTTGTGGACTCTGTTAGGGCACTTTCTGTTCTTGAAAACCATCCTTTCATATTAACAATATTGCACTACTGGACAATGTTGGATTCTGGGGCAGCTGGAAAATTTATAGACATCAAGATTGGTTTGATCATCATATTGACCACATCCAAGATCTTTACTGGTTGATGTAGTGACTACTGATGGGTCACCTTTTAAACCTAATCATGTGAAATTGTGCATCATGAAACTATTGAACTGCAGTTAATAATTGATCCTGATCATCCTGAAAAGTTATGTTTTCACGAAATCTCCT
The sequence above is a segment of the Bufo gargarizans isolate SCDJY-AF-19 chromosome 6, ASM1485885v1, whole genome shotgun sequence genome. Coding sequences within it:
- the LOC122941931 gene encoding zinc finger protein 286A-like, giving the protein MDDHRPLTSPVKEERRTPERCPSPLLPQDGSEEHYNVPQDDQVVGDKGIKMEDHQLLTSPVRSSKMTTPERCPSPLLSQDGSEEHHNVPLDDDQLVNPGEYLNIIYVTDTYERGDEQIREDIPTDIRPGDCNRSSGEHLVSPHFKADDHVTQDTYEKHAIITGVPSDIHSKNPSYDAMKHMEEKPFSCSYCGKCFNQKSDLVRHQRIHTGEKPYSCSECGKCFRNRSHLLKHRHIHTGLKPHSCSECKKCFTQKSALVMHQRTHTGEKPFSCLECGKCFTWKSDFVRHQRIHTGEKPYSCSECGKCFTQKSALVMHQRSHTGEKPFSCLECGKCFSWKSDFLRHQKSHTGEKPL